A window of the Megalopta genalis isolate 19385.01 chromosome 2, iyMegGena1_principal, whole genome shotgun sequence genome harbors these coding sequences:
- the LOC117220814 gene encoding putative lipid scramblase CLPTM1, whose amino-acid sequence MVSTENDSQDQKELNVDENMDENQQNGELVNTENTEERDVNAETEDQRTIYQPSRLESFFAIIKTLIIRCLIIYFISYLFRRPQPNAVNQTPVHAVNVFENGALLDLHVFLSEHENIDQFDVPRTLIWKERGLIYGDWYSGPNKDGQRYLEYKFTPSDHVKNNGNIYLHVYVTKSGMSPNPKAGKNRYAGENMSYSKKMLNKLKKVKYQKKHNLLTGETAVNREEIEKAESMNELVSHWHPNLTINLVTDQTHWEYGQVPSPLDSYIKFSSEGMFYKPVIYLNDFWNMQRDYQLIKNTTNELELKLNYQPLSLFKWQIYSAPTMRDKWTSMFMGETTAEDENDQDTMKETLLDTNPYLLGLTIIVSTLHSVFEFLAFKNDIQFWNNRNSLEGLSVRSVFFNVFQSLIVLLYVLDNETNTVIRISCIIGLCIEAWKINKVVDINVNRNSKILGVFPTISFHDKGSYVESSTKEYDRLAFKYLSWALYPLLAGYAIYSLMYLEHKGWYSWVLNMLYGFLLTFGFIMMTPQLFINYKLKSVAHLPWRMMSYKFLNTFIDDIFAFVIKMPTLYRISCFRDDIIFFIFLYQRWIYKTDHTRVNEFGFSGEMEAKITNDKKQKAIKDRSKDKVAKKND is encoded by the exons ATGGTGAGCACAGAAAATGATAGTCAAGATCAGAAGGAACTAAATGTTGACGAAAATATGGATGAAAATCAACAAAACGGCGAACTAGTTAATACGGAAAACACTGAGGAAAGAGAT GTAAATGCAGAAACTGAAGATCAGAGGACGATATATCAGCCTTCAAGACTTGAATCTTTCtttgcaattataaaaacattgaTTATTCGTTGCCTCATTATCTACTTCATTAGCTATTTGTTTAGACGTCCTCAACCCAATGCTGTTAATCAGACACCTGTACACGCTGTAAACGTGTTTGAAAATGGGGCACTGTTAGATTTACATGTTTTTTTATCGGAACACGAGAACATTGATCAATTTGATGTCCCAAGAACATTAATATGGAAAGAACGAGGATTGATATATGGAGATTGGTATAGCGGACCAAATAAAGATGGCCAGAGATATTTAGAATATAAATTTACTCCATCGGATCATGTAAAGAACAATGGGAATATATATCTTCATGTGTATGTTACAAAAAGTGGGATGTCTCCTAATCCAAAAGCAGGGAAGAATCGTTATGCTGGAGAAAATATGTCGTATTCTAAAAAAATGTTGAATAAACTTAAAAAGGTAAAATATcagaaaaaacataatttattgACTGGAGAAACTGCTGTCAATAGAGAAGAAATTGAG AAAGCTGAATCAATGAATGAACTTGTATCTCATTGGCATCCCAATTTAACTATCAACTTGGTAACTGATCAAACTCACTGGGAGTATGGTCAAGTTCCATCACCATTAGATAGTT ATATCAAATTCTCATCCGAAGGGATGTTTTATAAGCCTGTAATATACTTGAATGACTTTTGGAACATGCAAAGGGACTATCAGCTCATAAAAAATACTACAAATGAACTTGAACTTAAATTAAACTATCAGCCTCTGTCGTTATTTAAATGGCAAATTTATTCAGCTCCAACAATGAGAGATAAATGGACATCCATGTTCATGG GAGAAACAACAGCCGAGGACGAAAATGATCAAGATACCATGAAAGAAACATTATTGGATACCAATCCGTATTTGTTGGGTCTGACTATCATTGTATCAACATTACATAGTGTATTTGAATTCTTAGCATTTAAGAATG ATATCCAATTCTGGAACAATCGTAACTCTTTGGAAGGTTTATCAGTTCGATCAGTATTCTTCAATGTGTTCCAGTCATTGATTGTGTTACTATATGTCCTTGATAACGAAACAAATACAGTCATACGAATTAGTTGCATAATAGGCTTATGTATAGAAGCGTGGAAAATTAATAAGGTGGTAGATATTAACGTAAATAGAAACTCGAAAATTCTCGGTGTCTTTCCAACAATTAGTTTCCACGATAAAGGGTCGTACGTAGAATCTTCCACAAAAGAATACGACAGACTTGCTTTCAAATATCTATCGTGGGCTCTGTACCCTCTTTTAGCAGGATACGCGATCTATTCATTAATGTATTTAGAACACAAAGGATGGTATTCTTGGGTCCTTAATATGCTTTATGGATTTTTACTAACGTTTGGATTTATTATGATGACAcctcaattatttattaattataaattaaagagCGTGGCGCATCTTCCATGGCGTATGATGTCTTACAAATTTTTAAACACTTTTATCGATGACATTTTTGCATTCGTTATCAAGATGCCAACACTATATAGAATTAGCTGCTTCCGTGACGACataattttcttcatatttttgtACCAAAGATGGATATACAAAACCGATCACACCAGAGTAAACGAATTCGGTTTCTCGGGTGAGATGGAAGCAAAGATAACAAACGATAAAAAGCAGAAAGCTATTAAGGATCGTTCGAAAGATAAGGTGGCTAAAAAGAACGATTAA